One genomic segment of Ferrimonas sp. YFM includes these proteins:
- the mreC gene encoding rod shape-determining protein MreC — protein sequence MKPFFIQGASPQYRLFMAVLLSLALILANDRLLPLRSAMATLVSPLQYLANVPALVLDELSTNLSTRAELLKENDRLQQRQLLMSEQLLKMANLQEENARLRALLQSPTRKDARRMVAEVMFVDRDPFKSQVLIDKGLNEGVYVGQPVLDDSGVVGQVTEVAQTTARVLLIADFTHAIPVRVARNDVRAVAHGSGKLNQLELANVPMSTDVRVGDLLISSGLGQRFPEGYPVATVTQVVRDEGMTWAQISAEPVAHLDRIRYLLLLWQNEVQGNASQENSDG from the coding sequence ATGAAACCCTTCTTTATCCAAGGTGCGTCTCCGCAATACCGCCTGTTCATGGCGGTATTGCTTTCTCTCGCCCTGATTCTGGCCAACGACCGGCTGTTGCCCCTGCGCTCCGCCATGGCCACCCTGGTGAGCCCGCTGCAGTACCTGGCGAATGTGCCCGCTCTGGTGCTGGATGAGCTCTCCACCAACCTGTCTACCCGAGCCGAACTCCTCAAGGAGAACGACCGCCTGCAGCAGCGCCAGTTGCTGATGAGTGAGCAGCTGCTGAAGATGGCCAACCTGCAGGAGGAGAACGCCCGCCTGCGTGCCCTGCTGCAATCCCCGACCCGCAAAGACGCCCGCCGCATGGTGGCCGAGGTGATGTTTGTGGACCGTGATCCCTTCAAGAGCCAGGTGCTGATCGACAAGGGGCTGAACGAAGGGGTGTATGTGGGCCAGCCCGTGCTGGACGACTCCGGCGTGGTGGGGCAGGTGACCGAGGTGGCTCAGACCACCGCCCGGGTGTTGCTGATCGCCGACTTTACCCACGCCATTCCGGTGCGGGTAGCTCGCAATGACGTGCGAGCGGTGGCCCATGGCAGCGGCAAACTGAATCAGCTGGAGCTGGCCAATGTGCCCATGAGCACCGACGTTCGCGTGGGGGATCTGCTGATCTCCTCAGGATTGGGGCAGCGCTTCCCCGAAGGTTACCCGGTGGCCACCGTAACCCAGGTGGTGCGGGACGAGGGGATGACCTGGGCCCAGATCAGTGCCGAACCCGTGGCCCACCTGGATCGAATCCGTTATCTGCTGCTGCTGTGGCAGAACGAAGTACAGGGCAATGCCTCTCAGGAGAACTCAGATGGATAA
- the tldD gene encoding metalloprotease TldD, which translates to MTLEKASATLLQPAGLDLNDLERILSRIHSHKLDYSDIYLQSARHESWVLEDGIVKEGSFNIEQGVGIRAIDGEKTGFAYADEVTLDSLQQSADAARGIAASGGEGRINALAGVGSARRYPAIDPIGTWEQQQKLSLLQEMDAYVRALDSRVQQVIVSLSAAYEEVLVAASDGTLAADVRPLVRLNCSVIMVEGDRRERGSAGMGGRHGFEQLDVTDEQDRRRALQLCHEAVRQAEVNLRAVDAPAGEMPVVLGPGWPGVLLHEAVGHGLEGDFNRKGSSAFAGRIGEKVASDLCTVVDDGTLEGRRGSVSIDDEGTEGQHTVLIENGILKGYMQDKLNARLMGMAPTGNGRRESYAHMPMPRMTNTYMLGGDKEPGEIIESVERGIYAPNFGGGQVDITSGKFVFSASEAYLIENGKITTPIKGATLIGNGPEAMQTISMVGNDLSLDKGVGVCGKEGQSVPVGVGQPTLKLDRLTVGGTD; encoded by the coding sequence ATGACTTTAGAGAAAGCCAGCGCAACCCTGCTGCAGCCCGCCGGGCTGGACCTCAATGATCTGGAGCGGATTCTGTCCCGCATCCACAGTCACAAACTGGATTACTCCGATATCTACCTGCAGTCGGCCCGCCATGAATCCTGGGTGCTGGAGGATGGCATCGTCAAGGAGGGCAGCTTCAACATCGAGCAGGGTGTGGGCATCCGCGCCATCGACGGTGAGAAGACCGGCTTCGCCTACGCCGATGAGGTGACCCTGGACTCCCTGCAGCAATCCGCCGATGCCGCCCGTGGCATTGCCGCCAGTGGCGGCGAGGGCAGGATCAATGCCCTGGCCGGCGTTGGCAGTGCCCGGCGTTATCCTGCCATCGACCCCATCGGCACCTGGGAGCAGCAGCAGAAGCTGTCGCTGCTTCAGGAGATGGACGCCTATGTGCGCGCCCTGGACAGCCGGGTGCAGCAGGTGATCGTCAGCCTCAGTGCCGCCTACGAGGAGGTGCTGGTGGCCGCATCCGACGGCACCCTGGCTGCCGATGTGCGGCCCCTGGTGCGCCTGAACTGTTCGGTGATCATGGTGGAAGGGGATCGCCGGGAACGTGGCAGCGCCGGCATGGGCGGCCGTCATGGCTTCGAACAGCTGGATGTGACCGACGAGCAGGATCGTCGCCGCGCATTGCAGCTGTGTCACGAAGCGGTGCGTCAGGCCGAGGTCAACCTGAGGGCGGTGGACGCCCCCGCCGGTGAGATGCCGGTGGTCCTGGGGCCTGGCTGGCCCGGGGTGCTGCTGCACGAAGCGGTAGGCCACGGCCTGGAAGGGGACTTCAACCGCAAGGGCTCCAGTGCCTTTGCCGGTCGTATTGGCGAGAAGGTGGCCAGCGATCTGTGCACCGTGGTGGACGATGGCACCCTGGAGGGGCGCCGCGGTTCGGTCAGCATCGACGATGAGGGCACCGAGGGTCAGCACACCGTGCTGATCGAGAACGGCATCCTCAAGGGTTACATGCAGGACAAGCTCAATGCCCGGCTGATGGGGATGGCGCCGACCGGTAACGGCCGCCGCGAGTCCTACGCCCACATGCCCATGCCTCGGATGACCAACACCTACATGCTGGGTGGTGACAAGGAACCGGGTGAGATCATCGAGTCCGTGGAGCGGGGCATCTATGCGCCCAACTTCGGCGGTGGCCAGGTGGACATCACCTCGGGCAAGTTCGTGTTCTCCGCTTCAGAGGCCTACCTGATCGAGAACGGCAAAATCACCACCCCCATCAAGGGGGCGACCCTGATTGGCAACGGTCCGGAAGCGATGCAGACCATCTCCATGGTGGGCAACGACCTCTCCCTGGACAAAGGGGTGGGTGTTTGCGGCAAGGAGGGGCAGAGTGTCCCCGTCGGCGTGGGCCAGCCCACCCTGAAGCTGGACCGTCTGACCGTGGGCGGCACAGACTAA
- the mreD gene encoding rod shape-determining protein MreD, with the protein MDKPQRYGIIWISILIALFLQIMPLPQLVADWRPDWVMLVLAYWTLALPHRAGILTAFVVGLLLDVLLGATLGVRSLALSVVIYLVVLQYQKLRHFAWVQQMSVIAMLSLLSHLLVFWAEYLHSGVQLSWEYLKPVVITPLLWPWVFWLLRRTRRHYKVK; encoded by the coding sequence ATGGATAAGCCACAGCGTTACGGCATCATCTGGATCAGCATCCTGATTGCCCTGTTCCTGCAGATCATGCCCCTGCCTCAACTGGTGGCAGACTGGCGCCCGGACTGGGTGATGCTGGTGCTGGCCTACTGGACCCTGGCCCTGCCTCACCGGGCCGGTATTCTGACCGCCTTTGTGGTCGGCCTGTTGCTGGATGTGCTGCTGGGGGCCACCCTGGGGGTGCGCTCACTGGCGCTGTCCGTGGTGATCTACCTGGTGGTGCTGCAGTACCAGAAGCTGCGTCACTTTGCCTGGGTTCAGCAGATGAGCGTCATTGCCATGCTGAGCCTGCTCAGCCATCTTCTGGTATTCTGGGCAGAATATCTGCATAGCGGTGTCCAGCTCTCCTGGGAATACCTGAAGCCGGTGGTGATAACCCCCCTGCTGTGGCCCTGGGTTTTCTGGTTGCTCAGGCGTACCCGCCGTCACTACAAGGTTAAATAG
- a CDS encoding YhdP family protein: MTLGPGFRRLLSFCWYTAATLIVLFALLVAAVRTLLPELDSIREEVTAQLSAQSGLELEFGRLGASWKPKGPQLVIQNFRLPAQEDLDLDVRVEEAVAQLDFWASLADLDLRFDQVSFSGVEVRLMGQLSTGSGTGSGGAIDAFKRTFLHGLRQLNLEDARLYLPLSEQEGEPIHFANLQWRNQGNRHLGEGRLYLDSDSNQDETMRLALELRSDQDELFGRGYVQAAQLDIGDWLARQMGSDSRQFSGVLNMESWVTFDEHGLRSGQVEFGESDFSWQQPEPQRMAISGGRLVWSPTEAGGLLASQDLQFQSNGEPWQPTHFALRHGQGDLSLWFSGLQLDKLKPLLGVIPGIKNRSLSDMLAANGRGEIQQIRAQRRDGQWALAADLKDLGWDMSGKVPGVAGINGRLTWTGALGHLHLPSQKAALYWPWQFSHTVKFSELSGDLFIHQQDGWVITTDNLRLDGEILEADLEAALLLPKEQPVRLQLYGNAGLKQMEEADKLFPRKAMGEGLSDYLAAAIQGGHTDNAQVLWHGDFADYPYAHGEGVFQAGFTMEQGQFQFLESWPAVTDITLDAMFENMRMDIWLRQGLLDQVPVENAHVFIPTLNRSATLTVAAAVRTDATAASELMAKSSLSSSVGATLKQLQIGGDVATSLDLTFPLGSAVSDQSPSILGRVALWDNPIHIQALSTELSSVRGELSFDSDKVRSEGLQAQIFNQPLTLKVDTGNDGDVYRAQVDLSGRWHTDNIPEGQSFPLFDHIEGQAQWQGKLEMNFRQDGAYAYQAKVETSLEGLEVDLPAPVGKSASTPIRTVLEVNGDQAGARLMATQGVRVGYLAEFEVDSMGFHWPRYQLAIGKRPSLIGVGSGSIDLAMSQVKLQDWLPLITGFVTTTGDGSQGVVPPLTRVSGSLSRLDIFGLHFDQTLLEGWPEEQGWRFRAEADQMRGEVLFGRDWQQDGLSIDADRLQMEWDSKEGPSEPEAAALIAQMPAVQAKVGSFHIRDLDLGELTLTTAHETGGYRVQQLQLSRPEYQLQAQGFWQPEGELTRFDLSGSLESEDFGKMSSVIGQPLGVEESTLDARFDVSWQDAPWAMDMPSLDGDLEFAFGKGHLSQVSDKGARILSMFSLDSLLRKLSLDFTDVFGKGFYYTSFDGSIQFNDGLASTRNTELDGDAGVMKIRGSSNLVNRELNYRITFSPALTASVPAVALMSGASLTVGVGAFAVSKILEPVIEVITQLNYKLTGTFDDPVLEELERDKREIRIIEEEPQPEPQSQVRPNTQAPDYMEALPEPLPEGESRTVGQ, translated from the coding sequence GTGACCCTGGGCCCCGGATTCCGGCGACTGCTGAGCTTCTGTTGGTACACCGCTGCAACCCTGATAGTGCTGTTTGCGCTGTTGGTGGCGGCGGTGCGTACCCTGCTGCCTGAGCTGGATTCCATCCGGGAAGAAGTGACCGCCCAACTGAGTGCCCAGAGTGGCCTTGAGCTGGAGTTTGGCCGCCTTGGGGCCAGCTGGAAGCCCAAGGGGCCGCAGCTGGTGATTCAGAACTTCCGTCTGCCCGCCCAGGAAGATCTCGACCTGGATGTGAGGGTCGAGGAGGCGGTGGCCCAGTTGGACTTCTGGGCGTCGCTGGCCGATCTGGACCTGCGTTTTGACCAGGTCAGTTTCTCCGGCGTGGAGGTGCGCCTGATGGGGCAGCTTAGCACCGGCAGCGGAACCGGCTCTGGCGGCGCCATCGACGCCTTCAAGCGCACCTTCCTCCACGGCCTGCGCCAGTTGAACCTGGAAGACGCCCGACTCTATCTCCCCCTGTCTGAACAGGAGGGGGAACCCATCCATTTTGCCAATCTGCAATGGCGTAACCAGGGCAACCGTCACCTGGGCGAGGGCCGCCTCTACCTGGACAGCGACAGCAATCAGGACGAAACCATGAGGCTGGCGCTGGAACTGCGCAGCGATCAGGATGAGTTGTTCGGTCGCGGCTATGTGCAGGCGGCGCAACTGGATATCGGTGACTGGCTGGCACGGCAGATGGGCAGTGACAGCCGCCAGTTCTCCGGGGTTCTGAACATGGAATCCTGGGTGACCTTCGATGAACATGGCCTGCGCAGTGGCCAGGTGGAGTTTGGCGAGAGTGACTTCAGCTGGCAGCAGCCCGAACCCCAGCGCATGGCCATCAGCGGCGGCCGCCTGGTGTGGTCTCCGACGGAAGCCGGTGGCCTGCTGGCCAGCCAGGACCTGCAGTTTCAGAGTAACGGCGAGCCCTGGCAACCTACCCATTTTGCCCTGCGCCACGGCCAGGGGGATCTCAGCCTGTGGTTCAGTGGGCTGCAGCTGGATAAGCTCAAGCCCCTGCTGGGGGTGATTCCGGGCATCAAGAACCGCTCCCTGTCCGACATGCTGGCGGCCAATGGCCGGGGTGAGATTCAACAGATCCGCGCCCAGCGGCGGGATGGGCAGTGGGCCCTGGCTGCCGACCTGAAAGACCTGGGGTGGGACATGAGCGGCAAGGTGCCCGGCGTCGCCGGCATCAATGGCCGCCTGACCTGGACCGGCGCCCTGGGGCACCTGCACCTGCCCAGCCAGAAGGCCGCCCTGTACTGGCCCTGGCAGTTCAGCCATACGGTCAAGTTCTCCGAGCTCAGTGGCGATCTGTTCATTCATCAGCAGGATGGTTGGGTCATCACCACGGACAATCTGCGCCTGGACGGGGAGATCCTGGAGGCGGATCTTGAGGCGGCTCTGCTGTTGCCCAAGGAGCAGCCGGTGCGGCTGCAGCTCTACGGAAACGCCGGACTGAAACAGATGGAGGAAGCGGACAAGCTGTTCCCCCGCAAAGCGATGGGCGAGGGTCTGTCAGACTACCTGGCTGCGGCGATCCAGGGTGGGCATACCGATAATGCCCAGGTGCTCTGGCATGGCGACTTTGCCGACTACCCTTATGCCCATGGTGAAGGGGTGTTCCAGGCGGGCTTTACCATGGAGCAGGGACAGTTCCAGTTCCTCGAGTCCTGGCCGGCGGTCACCGACATCACTCTTGATGCCATGTTTGAGAACATGCGCATGGACATCTGGCTGCGCCAGGGACTGCTGGATCAGGTACCGGTGGAAAATGCCCATGTGTTCATTCCCACCCTGAATCGCAGTGCCACTCTGACCGTGGCCGCTGCGGTGCGCACCGATGCCACTGCGGCCAGTGAACTGATGGCCAAGTCCTCTCTGTCCAGCAGCGTGGGTGCCACCCTGAAACAGCTGCAGATCGGCGGTGATGTGGCCACCAGCCTGGATCTCACCTTCCCCCTGGGCAGTGCCGTTTCAGATCAATCCCCCAGCATTCTTGGGCGGGTGGCCCTGTGGGACAACCCCATCCATATCCAAGCACTCTCGACTGAGCTCTCCTCGGTCCGGGGTGAGCTGAGCTTCGACTCCGACAAGGTCCGCTCAGAAGGCTTGCAGGCGCAGATCTTCAATCAGCCACTGACCCTCAAGGTGGACACGGGCAACGATGGCGACGTCTATCGCGCCCAGGTGGACCTTAGCGGCCGCTGGCACACAGACAACATTCCCGAAGGGCAGAGCTTCCCCCTGTTTGACCATATCGAGGGGCAGGCCCAGTGGCAGGGCAAGCTGGAGATGAACTTCCGCCAGGATGGGGCCTATGCCTATCAGGCCAAGGTGGAGACCAGTCTGGAAGGGCTGGAGGTGGACCTGCCGGCCCCTGTGGGCAAGAGTGCCTCTACCCCGATTCGCACCGTGCTCGAGGTGAATGGTGACCAGGCCGGGGCCCGGCTGATGGCGACTCAGGGTGTGCGCGTCGGGTATCTGGCCGAGTTTGAAGTCGACAGCATGGGGTTCCACTGGCCCAGATACCAGTTGGCCATCGGCAAGCGCCCCAGCCTGATTGGGGTGGGCTCCGGGTCCATCGACCTGGCCATGTCCCAGGTGAAACTGCAGGACTGGTTGCCTCTGATCACCGGATTCGTCACCACCACAGGAGACGGTTCCCAGGGGGTGGTGCCGCCACTGACCCGGGTGAGTGGCTCCCTGTCCCGCTTAGATATCTTTGGTTTGCACTTCGACCAGACCCTGCTGGAGGGTTGGCCCGAGGAGCAGGGCTGGCGTTTCAGGGCAGAAGCGGATCAGATGCGCGGCGAGGTGCTGTTCGGCCGGGACTGGCAGCAGGATGGCCTGAGCATCGACGCCGACCGATTGCAGATGGAGTGGGACAGCAAAGAGGGCCCCAGTGAGCCGGAAGCGGCTGCCCTGATCGCGCAGATGCCGGCGGTGCAGGCCAAAGTAGGCAGTTTCCACATCCGCGATCTGGACCTGGGTGAACTGACCCTGACCACCGCCCATGAAACCGGCGGTTACCGGGTTCAGCAACTACAGCTGTCGCGCCCCGAATATCAGTTGCAGGCCCAGGGGTTCTGGCAGCCTGAGGGGGAGCTGACCCGCTTCGATCTCTCCGGCTCTCTGGAGAGCGAGGACTTCGGCAAGATGAGCTCGGTCATCGGTCAGCCTCTGGGGGTGGAGGAGTCCACCCTGGATGCCAGGTTCGACGTGAGCTGGCAGGATGCGCCCTGGGCCATGGATATGCCAAGTCTGGACGGTGACCTTGAGTTTGCCTTCGGCAAGGGCCATCTGTCCCAGGTGTCCGACAAGGGCGCCCGGATTCTCTCCATGTTCAGCCTGGATTCCCTGCTGAGAAAGCTGTCGCTGGACTTTACCGACGTCTTCGGCAAAGGCTTCTATTACACCAGTTTTGACGGTTCCATCCAGTTCAATGATGGGCTGGCCAGCACCCGCAACACCGAGCTGGACGGGGATGCGGGGGTCATGAAGATTCGCGGCAGCTCCAACCTGGTGAACCGGGAGCTGAATTATCGCATCACCTTCTCGCCCGCCCTGACCGCCAGTGTCCCCGCGGTGGCGCTGATGTCCGGTGCCTCCCTGACCGTCGGGGTCGGCGCCTTCGCCGTGTCCAAGATTCTGGAACCGGTGATTGAGGTGATTACCCAGCTAAACTATAAACTTACAGGTACCTTCGATGATCCGGTTCTGGAGGAACTGGAACGGGACAAGCGGGAGATCCGCATCATCGAAGAGGAACCACAGCCTGAGCCTCAGTCTCAGGTCAGGCCCAACACTCAGGCCCCCGATTACATGGAAGCCCTGCCGGAGCCCTTACCCGAAGGTGAGAGTCGTACGGTAGGTCAGTAG
- the rng gene encoding ribonuclease G: MGTELLINVTPTENRVALLERGQLQEVHVERRGRLGIVGNIYRGKVTRVLPGMQAAFVDIGHEKAAFLHASDIIPHTECVAEPEQKQFQAQDIASLVRPGQDITVQVTKDPLGTKGARLTTDITLPSRYLVFMPGAAHVGVSQRIESEEERERLKKLVAQFVDTDGGFIIRTAAEGACEKELAHDAAFLRRVWRKVSERQQRPGGKVIPLYEDLTLPRRLLRDLAICNIERVQVDSRTAIKELSEFAQEFVPDVAPVLEHFTGPSPLFDLYDVENEIQRALERKVELKNGGYLIIDQTEAMTTIDINTGAFVGHRNLEETIFNTNLEATRAIAHQLRLRNLGGIIIIDFIDMTSDEHRNRVLSTLEAALAVDRVKTSVSGFSRLGLVEVTRKRTRESLEHVLCGECPVCKGTGTLKTVETVCYEMFREIIRVDRQYDADEFSVYVSPAVHDALIGDEAHSLAELEVFIGKRIRLQPEPLYAQDKFDVVMM; the protein is encoded by the coding sequence ATCGGTACCGAACTACTGATCAACGTCACCCCCACCGAGAACCGGGTGGCGCTACTGGAACGTGGCCAACTTCAGGAGGTGCACGTCGAACGGCGTGGCCGACTGGGGATCGTCGGTAACATCTACCGTGGCAAGGTGACCCGGGTGTTGCCTGGCATGCAGGCGGCCTTCGTGGACATCGGCCATGAGAAAGCGGCTTTTCTCCATGCGTCAGACATCATCCCTCACACCGAATGTGTGGCGGAGCCTGAGCAGAAGCAGTTTCAGGCTCAGGACATTGCCTCCCTGGTGCGTCCCGGCCAGGACATCACCGTCCAGGTGACCAAGGACCCTCTGGGCACCAAAGGCGCCCGGCTGACCACCGACATCACCCTGCCTTCCCGCTACCTGGTGTTTATGCCCGGCGCCGCCCATGTGGGGGTGTCTCAGCGCATCGAATCCGAGGAGGAGCGGGAGCGCCTGAAGAAACTGGTGGCCCAGTTTGTGGACACCGATGGCGGCTTCATCATCCGTACCGCCGCCGAGGGGGCCTGTGAGAAGGAGCTGGCCCATGATGCCGCCTTCCTGCGTCGGGTGTGGCGCAAAGTCAGCGAGCGTCAGCAGCGACCCGGCGGCAAGGTGATCCCCCTGTATGAGGATCTGACTCTGCCCAGACGCCTGCTGCGGGACCTGGCGATCTGCAACATCGAGCGGGTGCAGGTGGACTCCCGTACCGCCATCAAGGAGCTCAGCGAGTTCGCCCAGGAGTTTGTACCCGACGTGGCACCGGTTCTGGAGCACTTCACCGGCCCATCGCCCCTGTTCGATCTCTACGACGTGGAGAACGAGATCCAGCGGGCCCTGGAGCGCAAGGTGGAGCTGAAGAACGGCGGTTACCTGATCATCGATCAGACCGAGGCGATGACCACCATCGACATCAACACCGGCGCCTTCGTGGGTCACCGTAACCTGGAAGAGACCATCTTCAACACCAACCTGGAAGCGACCCGGGCCATTGCCCACCAGCTGCGCCTTCGCAACCTGGGTGGGATCATCATCATCGATTTCATCGACATGACCTCGGACGAGCACCGCAACCGGGTCCTGAGCACCCTGGAGGCCGCCCTGGCGGTGGACAGGGTGAAGACCAGTGTCAGCGGCTTCTCCCGCCTTGGGCTGGTGGAGGTGACCCGCAAACGTACCCGGGAAAGCCTGGAGCACGTGCTCTGCGGTGAGTGTCCGGTGTGCAAGGGCACCGGCACCCTGAAGACGGTGGAGACCGTCTGTTACGAGATGTTCCGGGAGATCATCCGGGTGGATCGCCAGTACGACGCCGACGAGTTTTCCGTTTACGTTTCCCCCGCGGTGCACGATGCCTTGATTGGGGATGAGGCTCACAGCCTGGCTGAGCTTGAAGTGTTCATTGGCAAGCGCATCCGTCTTCAACCCGAACCCCTCTATGCCCAGGATAAGTTCGACGTGGTGATGATGTGA
- a CDS encoding Maf family protein, translated as MTLPNCFLASSSPRRRELLGQLGCQFECVSPEIDETPGVGESPTDYVARLAREKARAGEALTDRSRPVLGSDTVVVLDGRILGKPADEADAMETLAALQGRDHQVMTAVALVQGERLEQALVTTQVSFSAMSPQQIQEYVASGEPMDKAGSYGIQGLGGAYVKAINGSYSAVVGLPLVETRELLSRF; from the coding sequence ATGACCCTGCCAAACTGCTTCCTGGCCTCCTCCTCCCCTCGCCGGAGGGAGCTGCTGGGACAGCTGGGCTGTCAATTTGAGTGTGTCAGCCCAGAGATCGATGAAACCCCGGGAGTCGGTGAGAGTCCAACTGATTATGTGGCTCGCCTGGCCAGGGAAAAAGCCCGCGCGGGTGAAGCCCTGACCGACCGCAGCCGTCCCGTGCTGGGATCGGACACCGTGGTGGTGCTCGACGGCCGGATCCTGGGTAAGCCTGCGGATGAAGCCGACGCCATGGAGACCCTGGCCGCCCTGCAGGGGCGCGACCATCAAGTGATGACCGCCGTGGCCCTGGTTCAGGGGGAGCGGCTGGAGCAGGCTCTGGTGACCACCCAGGTCAGCTTCAGCGCCATGTCCCCGCAACAGATTCAGGAATATGTGGCCAGTGGCGAGCCCATGGACAAGGCCGGCAGCTATGGCATCCAGGGATTGGGCGGCGCCTATGTGAAGGCGATAAACGGCAGCTACTCTGCCGTGGTGGGCCTACCCTTGGTAGAGACCCGAGAACTCTTATCCCGTTTTTAA
- a CDS encoding TolC family protein gives MRHWICALLCFSGALSAQPLSLHQAWQRVESVSDKLQAQQQAHQRAEAELGVAQQLGDPSLTLRGSYLRLDRPVELDARAINPLPQLLSALPAGLLPPLPDSAWKTEITDRDIYHASLQAVWPLYVGGRIEAAKSIKAAEAEQQKQQTRLDTQERFTTLVERYFALALTRKVEQLHQARLETLKQHLANAEALQRQGQIAEVEKLNAQVAMEQGEVALSQASRRRVLAQMALDTLLQQKGSELSQPLALPMQSPDLDSWHRQMLDTHPALALFGAKEAQAKGAIEAERGRYKPELALVGNYSFDVDESLLSELEPEWMVGVTLKVPIFTNDGRNDRVRAAKSAQLQVQHLKAQTRQDLDLLMASREQQLTQAQHEYRALASAESLARENLRLRQLAFAQGLGTSIDQVDAGDKLLEVQTARAAAQYHYLVALGQLAAMSDNQSLLFQLLMSTETQ, from the coding sequence ATGAGACATTGGATCTGTGCCCTGCTTTGCTTCAGTGGCGCCCTGTCTGCTCAGCCCCTGAGCCTGCACCAGGCCTGGCAGCGGGTGGAGAGCGTCAGTGACAAGCTTCAGGCGCAGCAGCAGGCCCATCAGCGGGCCGAGGCGGAGCTGGGCGTGGCGCAGCAGTTGGGTGACCCCAGCCTGACCCTGAGAGGCAGCTACCTGAGGCTGGACCGGCCGGTGGAGCTGGACGCCAGGGCAATCAACCCCCTGCCGCAACTGCTGTCGGCGCTGCCGGCCGGATTGCTTCCCCCTTTGCCGGACTCCGCCTGGAAAACCGAGATCACCGACCGCGATATCTACCATGCCAGCCTGCAGGCGGTGTGGCCCCTGTATGTGGGCGGGCGCATCGAGGCGGCCAAGAGCATCAAGGCCGCCGAAGCGGAGCAGCAGAAACAGCAGACCCGACTGGATACCCAGGAGCGCTTTACCACCCTGGTGGAGCGTTACTTTGCCCTGGCATTGACCCGCAAGGTGGAGCAGCTGCATCAGGCGAGGCTGGAGACATTGAAGCAACACCTGGCCAATGCCGAGGCGCTGCAGCGTCAGGGGCAGATCGCCGAAGTGGAGAAGCTCAATGCCCAGGTGGCCATGGAGCAGGGGGAGGTGGCCCTGTCTCAGGCGAGCCGTCGACGTGTCCTGGCCCAGATGGCCCTGGATACCCTGTTGCAGCAGAAGGGCAGCGAATTGAGCCAACCCCTGGCTCTGCCGATGCAAAGCCCGGATCTGGATAGCTGGCACCGGCAGATGCTGGACACCCATCCTGCCTTGGCGTTGTTCGGCGCCAAAGAGGCCCAGGCCAAGGGGGCCATCGAGGCAGAACGGGGCCGCTATAAACCGGAGCTGGCGCTGGTGGGCAACTACAGCTTCGATGTGGATGAGAGCCTGCTCTCCGAGCTGGAGCCCGAGTGGATGGTAGGGGTAACCCTCAAGGTGCCGATCTTCACCAATGATGGGCGCAATGACCGGGTTCGTGCGGCCAAAAGCGCTCAGCTTCAGGTGCAGCACCTCAAGGCGCAAACCCGGCAGGACCTGGATCTGCTGATGGCCTCCAGGGAGCAGCAGCTGACCCAGGCCCAGCATGAGTACCGTGCCCTGGCCAGCGCCGAATCCCTGGCCAGGGAGAACCTCAGGTTGCGTCAATTGGCGTTTGCCCAGGGGCTGGGCACCTCCATCGATCAGGTGGACGCCGGTGACAAGCTGCTGGAGGTGCAGACCGCCCGCGCCGCAGCCCAGTACCACTACCTGGTGGCCCTGGGGCAACTGGCGGCCATGAGTGACAACCAGTCGCTGCTGTTCCAACTTCTGATGAGTACCGAAACCCAATGA
- a CDS encoding carbon-nitrogen hydrolase family protein yields the protein MRLYALQCCSTADPEENLARLRRQLAPLAAQPGDKLVVLPECVLAFDGPKGQWQALAEPLDEGPMQAQMAELAQLAGCTLVAGTLPILAEDGRAYASSLVFDSRGRRVGRYDKLHLFDVTVGDNTGHYRESDTTHPGQQIEVIETSLGRVGLAVCYDLRFPELFREMTARGAQILVLPSAFTRVTGEAHWEALLKARAIENQVYLVAAGQVGVHANGRQTWGHSMILDPWGEQLADAGEQEGMIDAPFDRERIQEVRQAMPCLNHIRLPL from the coding sequence ATGCGGCTGTACGCCCTGCAGTGCTGCTCCACAGCAGACCCCGAAGAGAATCTGGCGCGGTTGCGCCGGCAGCTCGCCCCACTGGCGGCACAACCCGGCGACAAGCTGGTGGTGTTGCCCGAATGCGTGCTGGCTTTCGATGGTCCCAAGGGACAATGGCAGGCACTGGCGGAGCCCCTGGACGAGGGGCCCATGCAGGCCCAGATGGCGGAGCTGGCCCAACTGGCCGGGTGCACCCTGGTGGCCGGCACTCTGCCCATCCTGGCGGAGGATGGCCGGGCCTACGCCTCGTCCCTGGTGTTTGATTCCCGGGGGCGGCGTGTGGGGCGGTACGACAAGCTTCATCTGTTTGATGTGACCGTTGGAGACAATACCGGCCACTATCGGGAGAGTGACACCACCCATCCTGGCCAGCAGATTGAGGTGATAGAAACATCCCTGGGACGAGTGGGTCTGGCGGTGTGTTACGATCTGCGTTTTCCCGAACTGTTTCGGGAGATGACCGCCCGGGGCGCACAGATCCTGGTGTTGCCCAGCGCCTTCACCCGTGTCACCGGAGAGGCTCACTGGGAGGCGCTGCTCAAGGCCCGCGCCATCGAAAACCAGGTGTATCTGGTGGCCGCCGGTCAGGTGGGCGTGCATGCCAACGGCCGGCAGACCTGGGGTCATTCGATGATCCTCGACCCCTGGGGTGAGCAGCTGGCCGACGCCGGTGAACAGGAGGGGATGATTGATGCCCCCTTCGACAGAGAACGTATTCAGGAGGTGAGGCAGGCGATGCCTTGCCTCAATCATATTCGGTTGCCCCTGTAG